Proteins encoded together in one Orbaceae bacterium lpD01 window:
- the rimP gene encoding ribosome maturation factor RimP, whose protein sequence is MSNLEQQLTQIIKEPVNALGFELVGIEFIRSRHPVLRIYIDSENGINVDDCAEVSRQVSAVMDVEDPITAAYILEVSSPGLDRPLFTLEHYQRFVGQEVLISLRIAMANRRKWQGVIKQIDDEMITLIVDNKDEVFAFCNIQKANIVPKF, encoded by the coding sequence TTGAGTAACTTAGAACAGCAATTAACACAGATTATTAAGGAGCCAGTGAATGCACTTGGCTTTGAATTAGTTGGCATCGAGTTTATTCGTAGTCGTCATCCTGTATTACGCATTTACATTGATAGCGAAAATGGTATTAATGTGGATGATTGTGCAGAAGTGAGTCGACAGGTGAGTGCCGTAATGGATGTTGAAGATCCAATTACTGCCGCCTATATCTTAGAGGTTTCTTCTCCGGGATTAGATAGACCCCTATTTACGCTTGAACATTATCAGCGTTTTGTCGGTCAAGAAGTACTGATAAGTTTACGGATTGCAATGGCCAATCGCCGAAAATGGCAAGGGGTTATCAAGCAGATTGATGACGAAATGATTACACTCATTGTTGATAATAAAGATGAAGTATTTGCTTTTTGTAATATCCAAAAAGCGAATATTGTGCCTAAATTTTAA
- the secG gene encoding preprotein translocase subunit SecG, which produces MFETILLVIFLVISVAIVALVLVQHGKGADMGASFGAGASATLFGSSGTGNFLTRSTSILGLLFFIVSLALANLSSYTASRSSDFSDLMYDDSHIGQSVLPGSSVQPVSPVLNGSSTSDIPE; this is translated from the coding sequence ATGTTTGAGACAATATTGCTTGTTATATTTTTGGTCATCTCGGTTGCGATTGTCGCACTCGTCTTAGTTCAGCACGGTAAAGGCGCTGACATGGGTGCGTCATTTGGTGCGGGTGCATCGGCGACATTATTTGGTTCCAGTGGTACAGGTAATTTTTTAACGAGATCAACGAGTATTCTCGGTTTGCTCTTTTTCATTGTGAGTTTAGCACTAGCTAATTTAAGCAGCTACACGGCCTCAAGAAGTTCCGATTTTTCAGATTTAATGTATGATGATAGTCATATTGGACAATCAGTCTTACCAGGCTCTTCAGTTCAACCGGTGAGTCCAGTATTAAACGGTAGTTCAACGTCAGATATTCCTGAATAA
- the thiI gene encoding tRNA uracil 4-sulfurtransferase ThiI → MKFIIKLFPEITIKSDSVRIRFIKILTSNIRNILKQHMSEVAVIRHWDFIEVRPKIAGSDAMIADLLTRIPGIHHILAVDELTFQNMHEIFEHAFPYYAPLIENKTFCVRVKRRGKHDFTSIDVERYVGGGFNQHVASAQVKLTKPDFIINIEIENDKLLLVKHRYEGIGGFPIGTQEDVISLISGGFDSGVSSHMLMRRGCRVHYCFFNLGGKTHEIGVKQTAHYLWNRFSSSHKVRFIAIDFSDVVGEILEKIDDGQMGVVLKRMMVRAASSIAERYGVQALVTGEALGQVSSQTLTNLRLIDNASDTLILRPLITHDKETIIKLAREIGTEDIAKTMPEFCGVISKNPTVKAIKEKIEAEEQNFDFTILERAVAQAENIDIREIAKQTASQIQEVETVTAFNEKDVIIDIRAPEEQEECPLSLANVTVKTIPFYKLASQFSQLDQSKRYLLYCDRGVMSKLQALYLLDNGFNNICVFRLN, encoded by the coding sequence ATGAAATTTATTATTAAGCTTTTTCCAGAAATTACCATTAAGAGTGATTCAGTACGTATCCGTTTTATTAAGATATTAACCAGCAATATCCGTAATATACTTAAGCAGCATATGAGTGAAGTCGCGGTGATTCGTCACTGGGATTTTATTGAAGTCAGGCCGAAAATTGCAGGCAGTGATGCGATGATTGCCGATCTGTTAACGCGTATTCCCGGTATCCATCATATTTTGGCGGTTGATGAACTCACATTTCAAAATATGCATGAGATTTTTGAACATGCCTTCCCTTACTACGCGCCACTGATTGAAAATAAAACATTTTGTGTCCGCGTTAAACGACGCGGTAAACATGATTTTACGTCGATTGATGTGGAACGTTACGTTGGCGGTGGTTTTAATCAACATGTTGCTTCTGCACAGGTGAAATTAACCAAACCTGATTTTATTATCAATATTGAAATTGAGAATGACAAACTGCTCTTAGTTAAACATCGATATGAAGGTATTGGGGGCTTCCCTATTGGCACACAAGAAGATGTTATCTCACTGATTTCCGGTGGATTTGATTCAGGTGTTTCGAGTCATATGTTGATGCGTCGTGGTTGCCGAGTACATTACTGCTTCTTTAATTTAGGCGGAAAAACCCACGAAATTGGCGTTAAACAGACCGCCCATTATCTTTGGAATCGCTTTAGTAGCTCGCATAAAGTCCGTTTTATTGCGATTGACTTTTCAGATGTTGTCGGTGAGATTCTTGAAAAAATCGATGATGGTCAAATGGGTGTGGTATTAAAACGTATGATGGTCAGAGCTGCCTCATCGATTGCCGAGCGCTATGGTGTTCAAGCACTCGTTACGGGTGAAGCCTTGGGCCAAGTCTCGAGCCAAACGCTCACTAATTTACGGTTGATCGATAATGCTAGTGATACGCTCATTTTAAGGCCGCTTATCACCCATGATAAAGAGACCATCATTAAACTTGCGCGAGAGATTGGTACCGAAGATATCGCTAAAACAATGCCTGAATTTTGTGGTGTCATTTCGAAAAATCCAACGGTCAAAGCGATTAAAGAGAAAATTGAAGCTGAGGAACAAAACTTTGATTTTACGATTTTAGAACGAGCTGTTGCTCAGGCAGAAAATATTGATATTCGTGAAATAGCCAAACAGACAGCAAGTCAGATTCAGGAAGTAGAAACCGTGACAGCCTTCAATGAGAAGGATGTCATCATTGATATCCGTGCGCCAGAAGAGCAGGAAGAGTGTCCTCTTTCATTGGCGAACGTCACCGTTAAAACAATCCCATTTTATAAATTAGCCAGTCAGTTTAGTCAACTTGACCAATCGAAACGTTATTTGCTTTACTGCGATAGAGGCGTGATGAGCAAACTACAAGCGCTCTATTTACTGGATAATGGATTTAATAATATTTGCGTATTCAGACTTAATTAG
- a CDS encoding DJ-1/PfpI family protein — translation MKTALILLSNGCEETEAVTTIDLLTRAGIAVTYASITEDHQVTCSRGVIILAQKTLSQVKMLDYDVVILPGGVKGAENFRDSTAVIDKIKQTHQNGSLVAAICATPAMVLQHHQLFPTAYMTGYPSTKPAFKLWKDDRVYYDESNKLITSQGPATSLDFALKIIAVLLGKNKAAEIAADLVLPAGIKHYQD, via the coding sequence ATGAAAACGGCACTAATCTTGCTTTCAAATGGCTGTGAAGAGACTGAAGCGGTCACCACAATTGATCTGTTAACACGTGCTGGTATTGCGGTGACTTATGCCAGTATTACTGAAGATCATCAAGTGACCTGTTCACGAGGCGTGATTATTTTAGCGCAGAAAACCCTGTCTCAAGTGAAAATGCTTGATTATGATGTGGTTATTTTACCGGGCGGAGTCAAGGGCGCCGAAAATTTCCGTGACTCCACAGCGGTTATCGATAAGATCAAACAAACACATCAAAATGGCAGCCTAGTGGCCGCAATTTGTGCAACACCAGCGATGGTATTACAGCATCATCAGTTATTTCCAACCGCTTATATGACCGGCTATCCAAGTACCAAACCAGCTTTTAAATTATGGAAAGATGATCGGGTTTATTATGATGAAAGCAATAAGCTCATCACCAGTCAAGGGCCGGCAACGTCGCTTGATTTTGCGTTGAAAATTATTGCGGTTTTATTAGGTAAAAATAAGGCTGCCGAGATTGCTGCTGATCTTGTATTACCTGCTGGTATTAAGCACTATCAGGATTAA
- the murA gene encoding UDP-N-acetylglucosamine 1-carboxyvinyltransferase — MDKFLVKGRAALCGEVNISGAKNAALPILFASLLAQEPVTIRNVPKLKDIDTTLELLSRLGVKIQQNGSVHIDASQIDNYCAPYELVKTMRASIWALGPLVARFGEGQVALPGGCAIGARPVDLHISGLEKLGATITLDEGYVKATVKGRLTGAHIFMDKVSVGATVTIMSAAALAEGKTVIENAACEPEIIDTAKFLNALGAKISGAGSDRITIEGVEALHGGEHTVLPDRIETGTFLIAAAVSRGKITCRHTCPDFLDAVLAKLTEAGAKIETGDDWITLDMQGKRAKAVNIHTAPYPGFPTDMQAQFSLLNIVAEGSGVIKETIFENRFMHIPELIRMGAKAEIEGNTLITHGVETLKGAEVMATDLRASASLVIAGCIASGKTVIDRIYHIDRGYEKIEDKLHGIGADIERIS; from the coding sequence GTGGATAAGTTTCTGGTAAAAGGTCGTGCTGCATTATGTGGTGAAGTGAATATCTCTGGGGCAAAAAATGCCGCTTTACCTATTTTGTTTGCGTCTTTATTAGCACAAGAGCCCGTTACTATTCGAAATGTACCCAAACTCAAGGATATCGATACAACCCTGGAACTATTAAGCCGTTTAGGGGTTAAGATCCAACAAAATGGTTCTGTTCATATTGATGCCAGTCAAATTGATAATTATTGTGCACCTTATGAATTGGTTAAGACTATGCGCGCATCAATTTGGGCCTTAGGTCCTTTAGTTGCTCGTTTTGGTGAAGGGCAAGTGGCTTTACCTGGTGGCTGTGCTATTGGCGCAAGACCGGTGGATTTGCATATTTCCGGACTTGAAAAATTAGGTGCCACCATCACGCTGGATGAAGGCTATGTCAAAGCGACCGTCAAAGGACGTTTGACCGGTGCACATATTTTCATGGATAAAGTCAGTGTCGGCGCCACAGTGACGATAATGAGTGCGGCAGCACTCGCTGAAGGTAAGACTGTCATCGAAAATGCTGCCTGTGAACCTGAGATTATTGATACGGCTAAATTTCTTAATGCCTTAGGGGCAAAAATTTCAGGTGCAGGTAGTGACCGTATTACTATCGAAGGCGTCGAAGCGTTGCACGGTGGAGAGCATACTGTTCTGCCAGATAGAATCGAAACGGGTACTTTTTTAATTGCTGCTGCGGTATCGAGAGGTAAGATTACCTGCCGACATACTTGCCCTGATTTTCTTGATGCTGTCTTAGCTAAACTGACTGAGGCTGGGGCGAAGATTGAAACTGGAGACGATTGGATTACACTGGATATGCAAGGTAAAAGAGCCAAAGCGGTTAATATCCATACCGCGCCTTATCCTGGATTTCCAACCGATATGCAAGCCCAATTTTCCCTACTTAATATTGTCGCGGAAGGTAGCGGTGTGATCAAAGAGACCATTTTCGAAAATCGCTTTATGCATATTCCAGAGTTGATTCGGATGGGGGCTAAAGCTGAAATTGAAGGCAACACGCTTATCACCCACGGTGTTGAAACCTTAAAAGGCGCTGAAGTCATGGCTACAGATTTAAGAGCTTCGGCAAGTTTAGTGATAGCTGGTTGTATCGCGAGCGGCAAAACAGTTATCGATCGTATCTATCATATTGATCGTGGATACGAAAAAATTGAAGATAAATTGCATGGCATTGGTGCTGATATCGAACGTATTAGCTAA
- a CDS encoding BolA/IbaG family iron-sulfur metabolism protein, with translation MISNEDIIAAIQAAIELDDIKVLTDDGSHFQIIAVSDIYADLSRVKKQQTIYGPLSAFIADNRIHALSVKTYTNAQWQRERKLQGF, from the coding sequence ATGATAAGTAATGAAGATATTATCGCAGCAATACAGGCTGCGATCGAACTTGATGATATCAAAGTACTAACCGATGATGGTAGTCATTTCCAGATTATCGCCGTCAGTGATATTTATGCTGATCTTAGTCGGGTTAAAAAGCAGCAGACGATTTATGGTCCTTTATCGGCGTTTATTGCCGACAATCGAATCCATGCATTATCCGTTAAAACCTATACTAATGCTCAGTGGCAGCGTGAAAGAAAATTACAGGGCTTTTAA
- the mlaC gene encoding phospholipid-binding protein MlaC — protein sequence MLKRLCVILALFFASFAAIAKADVTNPYAQMQEAAKQLFSSFDAEKAEIARNPELLKTLVRKDLIPYIQVKYAGALILGSSYEKATKPERDAYFTAFENYLVQALAQALSLYDGQDYQIESAKDLTGKDIVSIRILLVSHDKNQQPIRLDFQWRKNTRSGEWKAYDMIAEGVSMVSTKQNEWATTLRQNGIAALTKQLQQAADQPIKLQTK from the coding sequence ATGTTAAAACGTCTATGCGTTATTTTAGCCCTGTTTTTTGCCTCATTTGCCGCAATAGCTAAAGCTGATGTGACAAATCCTTATGCGCAAATGCAAGAAGCAGCCAAACAGCTATTCTCTTCATTTGATGCTGAAAAAGCGGAGATTGCTAGAAACCCCGAACTATTAAAAACTTTGGTCAGAAAGGATCTCATTCCCTATATTCAAGTCAAATATGCGGGTGCGTTAATTTTAGGTAGCAGCTATGAAAAGGCGACTAAACCGGAAAGAGACGCTTATTTTACTGCCTTTGAAAACTACTTAGTCCAGGCATTAGCGCAGGCATTATCACTTTATGATGGACAGGATTATCAAATTGAAAGTGCAAAAGATTTAACCGGTAAAGATATTGTTTCGATTCGGATTTTATTGGTCAGTCATGATAAAAATCAGCAGCCAATTCGGTTGGATTTCCAGTGGCGTAAGAATACCCGTTCAGGTGAATGGAAAGCTTACGATATGATTGCTGAAGGGGTGAGTATGGTTTCAACCAAACAAAATGAGTGGGCAACAACTTTAAGACAAAACGGTATTGCCGCTTTAACAAAACAGCTACAACAAGCTGCTGATCAACCGATTAAATTGCAAACAAAATAA
- the mlaD gene encoding outer membrane lipid asymmetry maintenance protein MlaD, with protein MENRKIEITVGLFMLIVIASLLFICFKVTDTASIRQGSSYRVYAVFDNIGGLKARSPIKVGGVVIGRVSDVVLTNTDGEGYKPYVTMDIDSRYNQIPSSSALSIKTSGLLGEQFIAIDLGVKRSVIDEIDELDAPDTGDMQADNNQTKTPEYFEAGFVIHNTKPALVLEDLIGQFLYKSDSSTATPAEESH; from the coding sequence ATGGAAAATCGAAAAATCGAGATTACGGTCGGTTTATTTATGTTAATTGTCATCGCTTCACTACTCTTTATCTGTTTTAAAGTGACCGATACGGCTTCAATTCGTCAAGGCTCCTCTTATCGTGTTTATGCTGTTTTCGATAATATTGGTGGCTTAAAGGCCCGTTCACCGATTAAAGTGGGCGGTGTGGTTATTGGTCGTGTGAGTGATGTGGTATTGACCAATACTGATGGTGAAGGGTATAAACCTTATGTGACGATGGATATTGATAGTCGCTATAATCAAATACCCAGCAGCAGTGCACTATCGATCAAGACTTCAGGATTGCTCGGAGAGCAGTTTATTGCCATTGATTTAGGGGTTAAGCGAAGTGTGATTGATGAGATTGATGAACTTGATGCGCCAGATACTGGAGACATGCAAGCAGATAATAATCAGACAAAAACGCCTGAGTATTTTGAAGCTGGATTTGTGATTCATAACACTAAACCTGCTTTGGTTCTTGAGGATCTGATTGGTCAATTTTTATATAAATCTGATTCATCAACCGCGACACCAGCAGAAGAGTCACATTAA
- the mlaE gene encoding lipid asymmetry maintenance ABC transporter permease subunit MlaE: MINFVQKLGRAVINFIVMLGRSGMMLFGALVGRPQFKKQFPLLVKQFYFVGVQSLTIIIVSGLFIGMVLALQGYFILTTFGAEASLGMLVALSLLRELGPVVAGLLFAGRAGSALTAEIGLMKATEQLSSLEMMAVDPLRRIIAPRFWAGFFCLPFLTAIFIAVGVLGGALVGVDWKGIDSGFFWSSIQSNVDWWHDTVNCFVKSFAFAIATAWIALFNGYDSTPTSEGISKATTSTVVYSSLVILGLDFILTALMFS, encoded by the coding sequence ATGATTAATTTTGTGCAAAAACTAGGCCGTGCGGTAATTAATTTTATCGTAATGCTAGGTCGATCAGGCATGATGTTATTTGGTGCATTAGTGGGGCGTCCGCAATTTAAAAAACAGTTTCCATTGTTGGTTAAACAGTTTTATTTTGTTGGTGTTCAGTCATTGACTATCATCATTGTATCCGGGCTATTTATTGGTATGGTTCTTGCGTTACAAGGTTATTTCATTTTGACTACGTTTGGTGCGGAAGCTAGTTTAGGTATGTTAGTTGCCTTATCTTTACTTCGAGAGCTAGGTCCTGTTGTTGCAGGACTCTTATTTGCCGGTCGAGCAGGATCGGCTTTAACGGCTGAAATAGGATTAATGAAAGCAACAGAGCAGTTATCAAGTCTAGAGATGATGGCCGTCGATCCCCTTAGACGTATTATCGCTCCTCGCTTTTGGGCGGGTTTCTTCTGTTTACCTTTTTTAACCGCTATTTTTATAGCTGTAGGTGTTTTAGGTGGTGCTTTGGTTGGTGTTGACTGGAAAGGGATTGATTCAGGATTCTTCTGGTCATCGATTCAAAGTAATGTCGACTGGTGGCATGATACGGTGAATTGCTTTGTGAAAAGTTTTGCCTTTGCCATTGCAACCGCGTGGATTGCGTTATTTAATGGCTATGACTCAACGCCAACGTCAGAAGGGATTAGTAAAGCGACAACCAGTACAGTGGTTTATTCTTCGTTAGTTATTTTAGGGTTAGATTTTATTCTAACCGCATTAATGTTTAGTTGA
- the mlaF gene encoding phospholipid ABC transporter ATP-binding protein MlaF yields MVSIVANLKNDNLIEIRDMSFSRGSRPIYKNMNLVVPRGKLIAIMGPSGIGKTTLLRLIGGQLKPQLGQILFDGENIVSLSRHRLYEIRKRMSMLFQSGALFTDLNVFDNVAYPLREHYKLPEPILHNLVLMKLEAVGLRGAAAMMPSELSGGMARRAALARAIALDPDLIMFDEPFAGQDPISMGVVVKLIAEINQSLGLTCIVVTHDVNEILSIADYAYIIAEQRIIAGGTPAEIAANSDMRVRQFLEGIADGPVPFNYPANDYRADLLNETIEGRIND; encoded by the coding sequence GTGGTGTCAATCGTGGCCAATTTAAAAAATGACAATCTAATTGAGATTCGAGATATGTCTTTCTCCCGAGGCAGTCGGCCAATTTATAAAAATATGAATTTGGTGGTGCCACGTGGCAAGTTGATTGCTATCATGGGGCCTTCTGGAATAGGGAAAACCACCTTACTGCGCTTAATCGGTGGTCAACTCAAGCCTCAGCTCGGGCAAATTCTATTTGATGGTGAAAATATTGTCTCATTATCTCGACATCGCTTATATGAAATCAGAAAAAGAATGAGCATGCTATTTCAGTCAGGTGCGCTGTTTACTGATCTCAATGTCTTTGATAACGTGGCTTATCCATTAAGAGAGCATTACAAATTACCTGAACCCATACTCCACAATTTAGTCTTGATGAAGCTTGAAGCTGTTGGTTTACGCGGTGCAGCGGCCATGATGCCTTCAGAGCTTTCCGGTGGTATGGCAAGACGTGCAGCATTAGCCAGAGCCATTGCTTTAGATCCTGATTTGATTATGTTTGATGAACCATTCGCAGGTCAAGATCCGATTTCAATGGGCGTGGTTGTCAAGCTGATTGCTGAAATTAATCAATCCTTGGGATTGACCTGTATTGTGGTGACGCATGATGTTAATGAAATTCTCTCCATTGCTGATTATGCCTATATTATTGCTGAACAGCGTATTATTGCTGGCGGTACACCGGCCGAAATAGCGGCGAATTCCGATATGCGAGTCAGACAATTTTTGGAAGGCATTGCAGATGGTCCTGTGCCCTTTAATTACCCAGCAAACGACTATCGAGCAGATCTTTTAAATGAGACGATAGAGGGACGAATTAATGATTAA
- a CDS encoding rhodanese-like domain-containing protein, giving the protein MLKQDEIESITVQALNHRIEQGDNLMLLDVREPHEVELCRLPDAVHIPMNLIPNYLDQIPDDIDIIVYCHHGIRSYTVVKYLQQTGFESAHLFNLEGGIDEWAKKIDKMMRRY; this is encoded by the coding sequence ATGTTAAAACAGGACGAGATTGAGTCGATAACGGTACAGGCACTTAATCATCGAATAGAACAAGGGGATAATCTCATGTTACTGGATGTCAGAGAGCCTCACGAAGTCGAACTTTGTCGCTTACCTGATGCCGTACATATACCGATGAATCTGATCCCAAACTATTTGGATCAGATTCCCGATGATATCGATATTATTGTTTATTGTCATCACGGCATACGCAGCTATACGGTTGTTAAATATTTACAACAGACAGGGTTTGAGTCAGCTCATCTATTTAATCTTGAAGGTGGGATTGATGAATGGGCTAAAAAAATCGATAAGATGATGAGACGTTATTAG